The genomic window CGCGCGTCGGGATACTGTTTGGACAATCGACGAATCGCTTCCAGCATTACCGGCCAATTGCGGGTGACTTCGTGTTGCCGCGATCCCGGCAGCACGGCCACCAGGCGTTGTCCCTGGCGGATCTGTGCGGTCAGCGAATCGATCACCGCGGCGTCCAGCTGTTGTTCGGCGACGGCATCAAAGAATGGATGCCCCACACACTCAGCGTTCACGCCGCGCTGTTGGTACCATTCGCATTCGAAGGGCAGAACCGACAACACCTTGTCGACGGTGCGGCGCAGTTTACGGATTCGCCAGGGTGCCCAAGCCCATAGTTGTGGTGGCAGGTAGTAGTACACTGGCAGGTTGTATTTTTTCGCTCGTTTGGCGATGTGCCAGTTGAATCCGGGAAAGTCGGCCAACAGGACCGCATCGACCTGTCCGGACGCAAACACCGCTTCGGCTTGATCGGCCAAGCGAAAGAACTGTCGCAGCTTGGGCAGCACCTCGACGACGCCCATCACTGCCATCTGAGTCAGGTCATGATCCAGCTGGCAACCCGCACGTTGCATTTCGGGCCCGCCGAAGCCGCGCAGTTGCAAACCCGCGTGCTGTTGGCTTAACGCTTGGATCAGCCGCGCGCAATGTTGGTCGCCGCTTGGTTCACCCACCGAAAAGAACAACTGTTGTGTCATAACGGGTACGAGTACAATGAGGGGAAAATAGTGATCGAGTCAAAAACGGCTATACCTGGAAGGCCGAGTTGCCGTCAAGCTTGAAACCGAGGTGTTGTGAATGCTGCTTCCCGAATCCAGCGAATTCCATGGGCAACTTCAAGGCAGCTGGGAGGCTTTGGGCGAAGGAGCACCCACTTTGTCGGCCCTGGCTGCGGTATGTGCGCGTGGGGTGGTGGACCCGCCCACGGAGGTGGGGGAGTTGTCCGGCGAAGCAGAAGCGATTCTGTACGCCGCCAAAGATCGCGGCGTGATCGAAGTCCGCGGCGTGCGGACGGCCTTTGAAGCTCCGGCCCGCTTGCTTGCGATCTATGTAGAACTAGACGAGCATCGCACGATCGCGTTTCGCAACCGCGAAGACCCCCAGGTGACTGTGCGTTTTTTCGATGGCTTTTGCCAGCTATGTCGCAGCGGCTTCATCCTGCATCATCTGCATCGCGACTTTTCGCTTTCCAAAACCGGATTCGAAGCCGCCGGTAAGATCGATAAGCAGAAGGTCGAATCGTTATTGGGCGAAGCCACCGAATTCGGGCTGCACGATTAGCGTAGCCGATCTCGCCAGAGATTGGACCGGCTGGGCGCACGTCTCCAAAGTCTGGCGACTTCGGCTACGGCTGCCGGGTTGCTTCATGCAGCGGGCAGATGACCTGCGATCCGTTCAGCCGATACGCTCCGCCCTGTGCCGGACAAGTGGGAACGCCGTTAACAAAATGCTCTGGGTCGACCAATTCACGCAGGTCACTCCGCGGCCAAACGCCGTGGGCGTCGCGGTAGCGTCCGGCTTCCAGTTGCACGCTCTGGCGGGTTAAATCGCAGGCCTTTTGCCGCGAGTGGATTCCGGTGGGTCGCATGAAGTGCACGCCCATGACCGCCACGGTGGCCGCAATGACCACCGCCAGAATGACTTCCAACAACGTGAATCCGCCGTGCTGGAGTCCAGGCTTTAGCCGCTCAGGATTTCGCATCGCCATTACTCCAGGACTTCGAACATGTGGAACATCGGCATATAGATCGACAACACTACCGCTCCGATGACCACGGCCAAGGAGATCGTCAGGACGGGTTCGATCAAACCGATGGTGGCATCCATGCGAGACACCAAACGCTCGCGGAGGTGCACGCAGGTCCCGCGCATGGCTTTGGGGAAGTCACCAGACTGTTCACCGATGCTGACCAACTGGCACAACGTAGAAGGAAAGAAGCGTTCGTGGCGAGCCAGTTCACTGCTCAGTTTTTCGCCGCGACTGACCGCTTTGCTGATGCTCTGCACGGCGGCTCGCACAGCTCGATTGCGGACACAGCCAGCGGCCATTTGCACGGCGTCGACCGGCACAAACCCGCACTCCACCATCGACAACGTGGTTTCGGAAAACTGCAGCACGGCGATATCCCGCAGCCAAGGTCCCAGCAACGGCACGTACAGCAGGGCGTTGTCCATCGACTGTGCGAATCGTGGTCGGGAGCGAGCCATCCAGATCGCAGCCAAGGCGGCAAGTCCCAACAGCGGCAACGTCCAGCCGTACAACAGCGTCCATTTGCTGATCCCCGTCACCACGCGGGTCACGGCGGGCAAGGGAACATTGCTACTGTTAAAAATGTCTTCGAACTCCGGCACGACTTCGACAACCATAAAGATTACCAGCCCCATCCCGGCTAACAGGATCAGGATCGGATAGCTGATCTTTTTGACGATCCGTTTGCGCATCTGGACGCTGCGTTCGAGCTGTTCGCAGACGCGGGTCAGGGCGTGCTCGAGCGATCCCGACTGTTCCCCGATAGCGATCTGTTGGGTTTGCATTTTGGAGAAGGTGCGGGGCATCCGCGCCATGGCGGTGCTGAGGCTACTGCCGGCTTCGACGGCCGCACGCATTCTTAACAGCACCGGTCGGTAGCGGCGCATCGAGCGGTCGGCGGCCAGAGCGGTCAGGGCCCGGGGCATCGACAGGCCGTTTTCCAGCAGCATCAGCAGCAGCCGCATCAGCTGGGCTTGACCGGTCGCCGAAATCCGAATGCCTTCGCCGCGTTTGCGGCTGGGCCCGACTTCGATTTCCTGCAGAGTACGGATCCACTGGGTGACCGTGCCCACGACGCCGGCGGGGAGCGTATCGGCGGCGGGACGGCGATTTGAAGGAACGGTCATGAGCGGGATCCCTTATTCCTGTTCGCGTCGGTCGTCGCTACCCTGACGCCGGTCCCAGCCGTCGCTCATGGTTTTGATGTAGACCTCTTCCAGCGTGGTACGTCCGGCCAGAGCTTGTTCCAACCCGGCTTGTCCCAGTTCCATCATCCCGCACTGAATCGCCAGTTCCCGCAATTGCGAATGCGGCGTGCCGGCTTCGACCGCGGCCACCATTTCCGCGTTCATGGGCATGATTTCAAAGATCGGCAAACGACCGGACAAGCCGGTGCCGAGGCACTTCTTGCAGCCGCGGCCGCGATAGAACGTGGCGCCGCTGGGGATGCGACCGGCGGTGTCCAGAGCTCGCAGTAAGCTGGGGTTGGGCGTGGTCGCTTGTTTACAGTTCTCGCAGATGCAGCGGAGCAGACGCTGGGCCACGCTGCCCAACAGGGCGCCGGCGATCTTAAAGTTGTCGATTCCGAGGTCGCCCAATCGCTGTACCGCGCCGACGGCATCGTTGGTGTGCAGGGTGCTGATCATCAGGTGCCCGGTCAACGCCGCCTGGACCGCGGTGCCGGCGGTTTCGCGGTCGCGGATTTCGCCGACCATGATCACGTCGGGGTCCTGCCGCATGATGTACTTCAGCGCGTTGCTGAAGCCCATTCCGAACTCATTGTCACTTTGCACCTGATTGATGCCCGGAAGACGGAATTCCACCGGGTCCTCGACCGTCACGATATTGCGATCAACGCTGTTGAGGTGTTGCAGGACGGCGTACAGCGTGGTGCTTTTGCCGCTGCCGGTGGGGCCCGTGACGACAAACATCCCGTACGGTTTTTCGATCACGTCGCGAACCAGGGTTTGGTCGCGTTCGGTCATGCCCAGGCGATCGAGTTGAAAGGTTTTGCCGCCTTCGTCCAGCAACCGCAGCACCAGTTTTTGGCCATCGACCGTGGGAATACTGCTGACGCGAAAGCCCACGCGTTTACCGTTTTCGAACACCACCAAATGGCCGTCTTGCGGACGTCGGCTTTCCGTCGTGTCCATGTCAGCCATGACTTTGATACGACTGATCACCGAGTCTTCGATGTGGTTGGGGATCGTCATGATCTGTTGCAGTTCGCCGTCGACTCGGTACCGCACCCGCATCTCGGGCTTGTGTGGTTCCAGGTGCACGTCACTGGCTTTGGCGGTCGCCGCCCCTGACAGGATGGCTTGTACCAGACGCACCACCGGGGTGTCGTCGGAATCGACCAGCACGGCCATGGTGGGATCTTCTTCCCCCGATTCGCGAGCTTCACGCAATTCGGCCAGCTTCATGTCGACGATGGTTTGGCGAGCCAACGAACGGTCGTCGTAGGCCCGCTGTAGCACCTGGGTCACATCCTCGGCTAACGCCACCACCGGGACGATCTCGTAACCGGTCATCAATTCCGTTTCGGCGATCGTTTCAATGTCGTCCGGAGCCACCATCGCCAAGGTCATTTGGCGGCCGGAAATCCGCACCGCGGCGGACTCGTGCCGCCGAGCGAAGTCTTCGGGAATTAAACGAGCGATCTGGGGGTCGACGGAACTGGAATCAAGGTCCAACGCGGGAACTTGGAATTGTTCCGCCAGGGCCTGAATTAATTCGGCGGTGTTGATCAGCTGTTGTTCGACCATCCAGTCGCCCAGCATCACGCTGCGCGGCTTGGTCCGCAGTGCGTCCTCAACCTGCTCGTGGGAGAGCAGTTGCAGTTCAACTAGAACGTCGCCCAGCCGTCGAGTCATCGTGCGGCTCCGGCCAGCGGACGAGCTTTGGCACGCCGCCCGGAAGCGGTGGAGAGCTGTAGCAGGTATTGGATCTTTTGCTCCAGCACCGCCGGATCGAAGGGCGTGATCAAGTAGTCCTGAGCCCCGGCGGCGAAGGCCCGTTCGACGGTTTCCAACGAAGGATCCAGAGAGCAAACCAAGATCGGAAGTTGTTCAGCCGGGTATTGATTGCGGAGCCGTGCGACCTGTTCGATACTGTCCCCATCACGCAGCGTGGTGCCGACGATCAACAGGTCGGGGATCTCATTCGACAGACGAGTCACCGCTTCGCTACCCGAGCCCAGGCATTCGATCTGGTAGCCCAATAGCTCCAGCCGAAAGGACGTCAAATCGGCCAGCAGGGGCTCCGATTCAACGAGCAGCAATTTCGATCGTGATGAATCCAGCATGGCAACCGTTTCCGGAAGTAGTTCGCATTCGCATGGTGCGAGTTGCAAGGGTTATGCGGGTCAGGCACCGCTGCACCGCTGGGGGCAGCGGCGTCGGCCGCGCAGAAACTACTTAAGCGTAGGTTACGAATAGCACGCTAGTGCGGGTGGTAGATGCGATTGAAGTCGGCGGGATCAAAGGGATCCTTGACCGGAGGTAATCGCGTGGGCTTGGCAGCCGATCCCGCGGTGGTTTGCCGAGGTGTCACCGACTGTTCGTGGGAGGCAGTGGAGGCGAACATCGGATCGCCGTCCGGCGTGACCGCCAGCGCTCCGTGGGGCTGCGCCGCGTGACGCTGGGCCATGGCGGTGAGCCAAGCTTGCAAGCCTTGCCGTAATTCATCTTCTCGCGAGGACAAGGGAGCGGTTTCGCGGCCGCCGTGAGCCTGCGTGGCGCGGACCAACAAGGGACTGGCTTCGGGTTGGTCGTCGTGCAACCACGGCAACAGGTTGCCCAGATTCTGGCGTGTCAGGCTGGCCGGTAACCGTTGCGAGGAACCAAAATGTTCCAGCTGCCAGACGGCCGTCGACGCGCCTCCGTGGCAACCAGCTTGCCCACAGCGATTGATCAGCAGGGGCTGAATGCGTTTGGTGTAATGGGTCACGAGGTCACGCGACAGGGCTGCCACTTCGGCTTCGCGGTCGCGGGCTGTTGCATTTGGATCGGCAAGCGGATCGGCGTGGATCTCGCCTAGCAGTCCTGGCCGACGCGACACGCCGGTGGCCGGAACGTCGGAGTCCGTCAGGGCATCGTCGCCGCCGCGGTTGGGTTCGCTGGTCGGCTCCGCAGCGACCTGGCGGCGGCGCTCCGCGTTGCTCAGCAAAGCCTGCATCGAGACCACCCGGCGGTCGCTGGGGGCCAGTTTCCGCAGTTGCCCCAGTTCCTGCCGGGCGATTTCCAGCAACCCTTGCTTGATGGCCCATCGCAGGTCTTCAAAACGGGCGGTCAAACTGTGCGGTTTGCGGTGCTGCACCCGGTAGGCGTAGAGGTCTTCCAACTGCGGCGCCCAGCAAAGTACGTCTCGTTGCGGCAACCGCACGGTAGCCACGTCGGATTCTTCCACGCTGATAAAGACCCCGTCCCGTTTTGCTTTGCCCCGCAGCACGTTGCCGTTGCGCAGCAGCACGTATCCCGACGACTCGGCGGGCGACGCGGCCCACACCACGGCGCAGGGGGGAGCCGCGAACGCTGCGGCAAGGCAGGCCACGGCGAATAACGAACAGATACGGCGGCTGGGGGGACAGAACGGA from Roseimaritima ulvae includes these protein-coding regions:
- a CDS encoding response regulator, yielding MLDSSRSKLLLVESEPLLADLTSFRLELLGYQIECLGSGSEAVTRLSNEIPDLLIVGTTLRDGDSIEQVARLRNQYPAEQLPILVCSLDPSLETVERAFAAGAQDYLITPFDPAVLEQKIQYLLQLSTASGRRAKARPLAGAAR
- the lpxB gene encoding lipid-A-disaccharide synthase; this encodes MTQQLFFSVGEPSGDQHCARLIQALSQQHAGLQLRGFGGPEMQRAGCQLDHDLTQMAVMGVVEVLPKLRQFFRLADQAEAVFASGQVDAVLLADFPGFNWHIAKRAKKYNLPVYYYLPPQLWAWAPWRIRKLRRTVDKVLSVLPFECEWYQQRGVNAECVGHPFFDAVAEQQLDAAVIDSLTAQIRQGQRLVAVLPGSRQHEVTRNWPVMLEAIRRLSKQYPDARFLVAAFKDKQCLWCRDQLTATDRALPIDFFVGKSSEIIEMAECGMMVSGSVSLEMMARGTPAPVIYRVGRVFYGVGRMMVRVPSMTLPNLIAGETIFPEHVSCGSPESTVQFLHRHVDAMLGDALYRERLDQKLGQLRSAIAQPGASQRAAATVLNEMGIALPPAVAA
- a CDS encoding type II secretion system F family protein, which codes for MTVPSNRRPAADTLPAGVVGTVTQWIRTLQEIEVGPSRKRGEGIRISATGQAQLMRLLLMLLENGLSMPRALTALAADRSMRRYRPVLLRMRAAVEAGSSLSTAMARMPRTFSKMQTQQIAIGEQSGSLEHALTRVCEQLERSVQMRKRIVKKISYPILILLAGMGLVIFMVVEVVPEFEDIFNSSNVPLPAVTRVVTGISKWTLLYGWTLPLLGLAALAAIWMARSRPRFAQSMDNALLYVPLLGPWLRDIAVLQFSETTLSMVECGFVPVDAVQMAAGCVRNRAVRAAVQSISKAVSRGEKLSSELARHERFFPSTLCQLVSIGEQSGDFPKAMRGTCVHLRERLVSRMDATIGLIEPVLTISLAVVIGAVVLSIYMPMFHMFEVLE
- a CDS encoding GspE/PulE family protein yields the protein MTRRLGDVLVELQLLSHEQVEDALRTKPRSVMLGDWMVEQQLINTAELIQALAEQFQVPALDLDSSSVDPQIARLIPEDFARRHESAAVRISGRQMTLAMVAPDDIETIAETELMTGYEIVPVVALAEDVTQVLQRAYDDRSLARQTIVDMKLAELREARESGEEDPTMAVLVDSDDTPVVRLVQAILSGAATAKASDVHLEPHKPEMRVRYRVDGELQQIMTIPNHIEDSVISRIKVMADMDTTESRRPQDGHLVVFENGKRVGFRVSSIPTVDGQKLVLRLLDEGGKTFQLDRLGMTERDQTLVRDVIEKPYGMFVVTGPTGSGKSTTLYAVLQHLNSVDRNIVTVEDPVEFRLPGINQVQSDNEFGMGFSNALKYIMRQDPDVIMVGEIRDRETAGTAVQAALTGHLMISTLHTNDAVGAVQRLGDLGIDNFKIAGALLGSVAQRLLRCICENCKQATTPNPSLLRALDTAGRIPSGATFYRGRGCKKCLGTGLSGRLPIFEIMPMNAEMVAAVEAGTPHSQLRELAIQCGMMELGQAGLEQALAGRTTLEEVYIKTMSDGWDRRQGSDDRREQE
- a CDS encoding prepilin-type N-terminal cleavage/methylation domain-containing protein — protein: MRNPERLKPGLQHGGFTLLEVILAVVIAATVAVMGVHFMRPTGIHSRQKACDLTRQSVQLEAGRYRDAHGVWPRSDLRELVDPEHFVNGVPTCPAQGGAYRLNGSQVICPLHEATRQP